GGCCTTGCCGCCGTCGCCGTCCGCGGGACGGCCGTGGGCGTCGATCCAGCCGAAGTGGTAGGCGGCGACGGTGTCCATGGGGGGCGCGAGCCTGTCAACGGCAGCGCGCAGCACCGGGGTGGACATCGTCCGCCCGCGCTCGAGCAGCGCGGTGACGGCCTCGGTGTCGACAGCCGGGTTCGCCGAAGGCGCAGTCGGCACTTTCTCTCCTCTGGTTCCGGACGTGGTTCTCATGCCGCCTCCTCGAGCGGATGTTCGTGGCGGCGGCCGAGTGCTGCGAGCGCGGCACCGGCGGCGCTCAGTCCGCTGCGCACAGCGCCCTCCATGGTCGCGGGCCAGCCGGTGGCGGTCCACGACCCGGCCAGGCAGAGGCCGGGGGCGTTGGTACGAGCGGCGGGCCGGAGCCTACCGACACCGGGGGCGGGGGCGAAGGTCGCCGTGCGTTCCCTGGTGACGAAGAAGTCCCGCACCTGCGCCCCGCGGGTGGCGGGCAGCAGCCGCTCCAGCTCGGGAAGGTAGCGCTCGCGCAGCGCGGAGACGGGGGTGTCGATCTCGTCCTCGGCGGCGGACTGGGACAGCGCGAGGTACTGTCCGGTGCTTCGCGCGCCGCCGTCGCCCCCTGGCCCGCCCGCCGACAGGCCGGAGGCGTCGGTGCGGTCGAAGACCCACTGGACGGGGCTGCCCAGCGCCGCGAAGAAGGGCCGGCGCAGCACCCGGCGGTCGTAGACCACGTGCAGGTTGAGGATCGGTGCGGTCCCGATGCCGAGCAGCCGGTCCGGGTCGTCCAGGGCGCCCTCGGGGAGCAGTGCGTGCGCCTCGCGCTGCGGCACCGCGAGGACGACGGCGTCCGCGGCCAGCCGGCCGGTGCCCGCCGTGACGTTCCAGCGCCCGTCGTCCGCCCGCGTGACCTCGCTTACGCGCGTGCGCAGTTCGGTGCGGACGCCGGCCGTGTCGAGGGCCTTGCGGGCGAGGGTGTCGTGCAGCTCGCCGAGGGGGACCCGGGCCCAGCCGATGTCGGCGGCACCGGGGTCGGAGAGCAGCCCGGTTCTGAAGACCATCGCGGCGAGGGCCATGGAGGCGTTCGGCGCGGTGGCGTTGAGGGTGGCGACGCCGACCAGGTCCCAGAGTGCCTCGACGGCACGCGGGGACTGGCCGTGGCGCCGCAGCCAGGTGGCGAAGTCGATGCCGTCGAGGGCGGGGTCGGCGGGGTCGAGTCCCTTCAGCGCGAACGCGGCGCGCCCGACGGCGGCCCGCTCGGCCAGGGAGAGGTGGGGGTAGCCCGCGAGGCTCGCGGCGAGGTGCAGGGGCACGGGCAGGGCGGTGCGGCGCAGCCGCCCGAGACGGGGTCCCCTGGGGTGGGCCGCGTCCAGGACGGGCACGTCGAGGCGCGGCTGGAGCGGCGCGAGTCGGGCGCCGTCGACACGATCGAGGAACCAGCGGTACGCGGTGCAGCAGCGCAGGTAGACGTGCTGGCCGTTGTCGACGGTCAGCTCGCCGCGCCGGAAGGAGAAGGCCAGTCCGCCGAGCCGCGGCCGGTTCTCCAGGAGCGTGACGCGCAGACCGGCGTCGGCCAGGCGGAGTGCGGCGGTCACACCGGCGAGCCCGCCCCCGACGACGACGGCGTGCCGCTCGGAGGTGCTGTCCCGGTACGTCACAGGCCCTCCCCGCAGGCGGGGAGGGCGCCAGGAGCCGCCACGGCGCGCCGTGCCGTACCGCGAGGCCCGGCGGCCGTACGGCGCCGGGGAGGCCTCAGCCGGGTCATCGGACGCGCCTCCTGACGGCCTTGCGCGAGATGTGCCGCGCGTCGAGGCCGGAGAGGCCGCGCACGGCGACGTAGGCCTTCTCCCGGCCGGGCAGGGAGACACGGCCGCGCAGGACGGCCATGGGGTCGCGCTCGATGCGGTCGAGCAGTCGGCGGTAGATCCCGGCCATGGCGGCGACGCAGGCCCCGCTGCGCCGGTCCAGCATCGGCAGCAGCCGGTAGCCCTCGGCGAACAGCCCCCGGGCGCGCCGCACCTCGAAGTGGACGAGTCCGGTGAAGTCGGCCCCGGACGGCGGGATCGCGCGCTGGAATCCGTCGGTGCAGCCGAACTTGGCGAGGTCGTCGGTCGGCAGGTACGTCCGGCCGCTGCTCGCGTCCTCGCGGACATCGCGCAGGATGTTGGTGAGCTGGAGGGCGAGTCCGAGGGTGTCGGCGTACTCGGAGGCCCGTTCGCCGCCGCGTGCGCCGGGCAGGGTGCCGAAGACGCCGAGGGAGAGCCGCCCGATGGCGCCCGCGACACACCGGCAGTAGACCTTGAGGTCGTCCCAGGTCTCGTAGGTCTCGCCGCGGACGTCCATGAGGACCCCGTCGATGAGTTCGTCGAGGGCGTCGAGGGGGATGGGAAAGCGGTGCGCCGCGTCCGCGAGGGCCACGGCGACCGGGTCCGTGTCGTCCTCGTCCACCGCCCCGTCGCGAATCCTGCCGAGGAGCTCGCGGGTCCCTTCGAGCCGGTCCCGCTTGACGGCCTCCCCGAGGAGGCCGTCGCCGATGTCGTCGACGCGCCGCGAGAAGGCGTAGAGCGCGGACATGGCCTGGCGCTTGTCGGCGGGCAGAAGCCTGATGCCGTACGCGAAGTTGCGCGCCTGCGTCCCGGTGACGGCCTCGCAGTAGCTGTACGCGGCCCGGACCGGCGCGGACGTGTGTGTGAACTCCTCCATGCTCCGGCTCACCCCTCTCTACGCGCTCTGTGCAGGACGGCTGCCACTTCACGCATCAGCCGGGGCTTGGTGGGCCCGGGTGGACCGGGGAGGACGTCGTGGCCGGCGGCCTCGATCGCGGCGAGGGCGGCGCGTCCCCCGGCGACGAAGCCGGCGAGCAGCAGTCTGAGCCTGCCGTGGACGCTGCCCACGAGCGGGATGCCCTCCTCCAGCAGCAGTGCGGCCCGCGCGGCCTCGTGGGCGATCAGGGCGCGTACGGGCGCGCTCGCGGTCGGAGCCGCCAGGTCGTCCTCGGTGACGCGGAACCGCTTCATGTCGTCGGCGGGCAGGTAGACCCGGTCCGCGGCCAGGTCCTCGGCGACGTCCTGGAGGTGCTCGACGATCTGCAGGGCGGTGCACACGGCGTCGGACCGGCGGATGCGCTCGGGACCGGCCGTACCGGTGATGGCCAGGACGAGTCGGCCGACGGGGTTGGCGGAGAGCTCGCAGTAGCGCGTGAGGTCGCCCCAGGTCTGGTAGCGGCGGACGAGCTGGTCCTGGCGGTTGGCCTCGATCAGGCCGAGGAACGGCTCCGGGGTGAGCGCGCGGCGGCGCACGGCCGGCACCAGAGCCCGCAGCAGGGGATGGCGCGGACCGCCGCCGTCGCCGCCGGGAAAGACCCGCCGCAGATCGGCCTCGAATGCGTCGAGCATCGCGAGCCGGTCGTCGCTCCGGGAGGGGTCGAGGCCGAGCCGCCGGGCGTCCGCTCCGCCCGGGGCGAGGTCGCCGTCGCCGATGTCGTCGACGAGCCGGGCGTAGCCGTAGACGGCCATGAGGTCGCCGCGCCAGGCGCGCGGCAGGAAGAACGGGGCCACGGGGAAGTTCTCGTCCGCGGCCTTGGCGAGGGTGGTGCGCGTGGAGGCGTCGGGGCGCACCTGCCGGGTACCTGTCACTGCGGGCTGCCAGGTGCGGGGACGGCACTGCCCACGCGGAGCTGGAGATCTTCCGTCATGGCCGTCACATCTCCCGTTCTACACTGCCGACCGAATACATCCTATTTCGGACACGCCGCCGGTCCCCACGAGGGGCTTGACCGTCCGGCAGCCGGGATGCCTCAGGGTGCACCGGCCCACTTGCCGTGAATCAGCGCCGGTACAGCTTACGTTCCGCATCGCCCTCGACCTCGGCGGGGACCTGCCGCGTCGCCGGAGCAGGGCCGCACATCGCCAACCTCCGCAGGAGGAACGGCGGATGACGGCCGGTCGCGGCCCGTGCGAGGGCCCCGCCGCATCGGTCCGGCAGGACCCTCGATCCACCGCGGAAGACGGACTACTTCCCGGTCTCCTTCTCGTACGCCTTGATGACCTCGTCGGTCGGGCCGTCCATCAGGAGCTCGCCCTTCTCCAGCCACAGCACACGGTCGCAGGTGTCCCTGATCGACTTGTTGCTGTGGCTGACCAGGAAGACCGTTCCCGCCTCCTTGCGCAGCTCCCGGATGCGCTCCTCGGAGCGGATCTGGAACTTGCGGTCGCCGGTGGCCAGCGCCTCGTCGATCATCAGGACATCGTGGTTCTTGGCCGCGGCGATCGCGAACCGGAGCCGGGCGCCCATGCCGGAGGAGTACGTGCGCATCGGCAGGGTGATGAAGTCGCCCTTCTCGTTGATGCCGGAGAAGTCCACGATGTCCTGGTAGCGGCCGCGGATCTCCTCGCGCGACATGCCCATGGCCAGTCCACCGAGGATGACGTTCCGCTCACCGGTCAGATCGCCCATCAGGGCCGCGTTGACACCCAGCAGGGACGGCTGGCCGTCGGTGTAGACCTTGCCGCTCTCGGTGGGCAGCAGGCCCGCGATCGCGCGCAGCAGGGTCGACTTCCCGGAGCCGTTCGTACCGATCAGGCCGATGGCCTCGCCGCGGTAGGCGGTGAAGGAGACGCCCCGGACCGCGTGGACCTTGCGGACGCCGCGGGACTCCCCGCGGTCGCGCCGCAGGATCCGGCTCAGCGCGGCGGTCGCGCTGCCCTTGCCGCCGCTGCCGCCGTTGACGCGGTACACGATGTGCACGTCGTCGGCGACGACGGTGGGCACCCGGGCGTCGCGCGGGTCCTCGAGGTGGTCAGCCACGGCCATAGCGCTCCTCCGCCTTCCAGAAGTACACGAACCCGGCGACTCCCAGCAGCAGCGCCCACAACCCGCCGGCCAGCCACACGTGCGTGGGCAGGTTCGACGAGTCGTACCCGTCGATCAGGGCGAAGCGGATCAGGTCCATGTAGATCGCGGCGGGGTTGTACATGAGGACCTCGGCGATCCACGCGGGCTTGTCCGCGAGCATCACCTTGATCGAGAACATGACGCCCGAGCCGTACATCCAGGTCCGCATGATGAACGGCATCAGCTGGGCGAGGTCGGGGGTCTTGCTGCCCATCCGCGCCATGATCAGCGCCATGCCGACGTTGAAGACGAACTGGAGCGCCAGGGCCGGCAGCACCAGCAGCCAGCTCAGCGAGGGGTAGCTGCCGAACGCGACCACGATGAGCACGAGGACGACCATCGAGAACAGCAGCTGCTGGAGCTGCTGCAGCGCAAACGAGATCGGCAGCGAGGCCCGCGGGAAGTGCAGGGCCCGCACCAGTCCCAGGTTCCCGGAGATCGCCCGGACGCCGGCCATGACCGACGTCTGCGTGAACGTGAACACGAACACGCCCGTCACCAGGAACGGGATGTAGACCTCCTTCTCCATCCCGCGGCCCGCGCCGAGGATGAGACCGAAGATCAGGTAGTACACGAGAGCGTTCAGCAGCGGCGTCGCGACCTGCCACAGCTGGCCGAGCTTCGCCTGGCTGTACTGGGCGGTCAGCTTCGCCTGGGAGAACGCCAGGATGAAGTGCCGGCGGCCCCAGAGCTGCCTGACGTATTCGACCAGCCCGGGGCGGGCACCGCTCACCGACAGGCCGTACTTGGCGGCCAGCTCCGCCGGGGCCAGACCGTCGTCGGGAGACGGGCGAGCGCTCGTGGCGATCGCGCCGTCGTGGGTTGTGTCACTCACAAGTCGAGACTTTCGTGTTCGAGATGCGCGGCTTGGGCCTCAGGTGGCGGCCAGGTCCCGGGGTACGCCCGATGCTCCCAGATCCCGGCCGGTCAGACGACAGGCGGTCGGCCCAGTCGCGTCAGTCGCCACACGGTACGCCACCTCATGGGACGGCGGGGCCCGCACGGGGTGGTCCAGCCCTCCTTGAAGCCGCCGAGCCAGGCCTTGAGCGCCGCGGCCGAGGGCCGCCTGAGGAGCGTGAGCAGGATCCACACCCCGAGGTAGACGGGCACCAGGGGGACGGGCAGGTTGCGACGGGCCAGCCACACCCTGTTGCGGGCCACCATGCGGTGGTAGACCGCGTGCCGCGAGGGCGGCGTCGTCGGGTGGTACAGCACCATGTCGGAGCGGTAGTCGATCATCCAGCCCGCGTCGAGGGCCCGCCAGGCGAGGTCGGTCTCCTCGTGGGCGTAGAAGAACTCGTCCGGCAGCCCGCCGACCTGTTCCAGCACCTTCGTGCGGACGGCGTTGGCACCGCCGAGGAAGGTCGTCACACGCGAGGAGCGCATCGGGTCGGACGCACGCAGTCGCGGGACGTGCCGCCGCTGGGTGAGGCCGGTGTCCGGGTCGGCGATCCGGAAGCTGACGATCCCGAGGGCGGGGTCCTCCTCGAACGCCCGGCGCACCAGCTCGGCGGTGTCGCTGTTCGGCAGCAGGCCGTCGTCGTCGAGGAAGAGCAGTGCGTCGACGTCGCCGCCGCCCGGCCCGAACGCCTCGATGCCGACGTTGCGGCCACCGGGGATGCCGAGGTTCTCGGGCAGGTCGACCGTGCGCACGCCGTCGGGCACGCCCGTGACGGGGGCGCCGTTGCCGACGACGACCACCTCGACCGGGTCGCCGTCCTGCTTGGCGACCGAGTCGATGAGGGCGCGCAGATCGTCGGGCCGGTCGCCCATGGTGATGATGACGGCACCGAGCTTCATACGGCTCACCTCAGCCTGCTGGAGACGAGGATGGACACCAGGTGCAGCACCGTCTGCAGCAGTGCGACGCCGGCCAGCACCGCCACACCGAGGCGGGAGAAGAACAGGTCGCCCCGCATCTGATCCGCGACAGCCAGCACCAGGATGAGCAGCGACGCCTCGATACCGAGGACCAGCCGGTGGAACTTCAGCGCGGCGGCGGCCCGGCGGGCGAGCGCCATGCCGGAGGAGCGCGGCTCGGCGGCCGCGTCCTTGACCGGCTCCATCCCGGCCTGGTGCCGGGCGACGCCGACCAGGTCGGTCTCGGCCTTGATCAGGATCGCGCCGAGCGCGGCGAGTGTGCCGAGGAAGGCCCAGAGCCAGTCGATCCGGCCGCCGCCCCACAGGTCCGCGGCGCGCAGGCCGAAGCCGACGAGGACGGCCGCGTCGCACAGGTAGGCACCGACCCGGTCCAGGTACACACCGGACAGGGAGTACTGCTTCTTCCAGCGGGCGACCTCGCCGTCCACGCAGTCCAGCAGCAGGTAGAGCTGGACCATCACCACGCCGAGGACTGCGCCCCAGACACCCGGGACGAGCAGGGCCGGCAGAGCCAGCACCCCGGCCAGCGTCATCAGGTACGTCAGCTGGTTCGGCGTGACCTTGGTGCCGACCAGCACGCGGGTGATGCGCAGGGAGATCTCGCGCATGTACAGGCGGCCGCCCCAGTGCTCGCCACTGCGCCGGTCCTTCACACCCGCGGGGTGGACGACCGGACGGAGCTCAGCTACGGATGGTCTTGGCATAGTCGGCGTACGCGTCCCTGATCTGGTCGGTGGACAGGTCGAGGTGCTCGAGGATGGTGAACCGGCCGGGCCGGGTCTGCGGTGCGTACTCCACGGCCCGGACGAACTCGTCGGCGGAGAAGCCGATGTCCTCGGGGAGGACCGGCAGCCCGTGCTTGCGCAGGATCTCGGCGAACAACCCGGATTCCTCCCGGGCGCCGCGCAGGTGCATCGCGAAGGCGGCGCCCAGGCCGACCTGCTCGCCGTGGCTGGCGGCGCGCTTGGGGTAGAGCAGGTCGAAGGCGTGGCTGATCTCGTGGCAGGCGCCGGAGGACGGCCGGGAGTCACCGCTGATCGACATGGCGATACCGGAGAGCACCAGCGCCTCCGCGAGCACCGTCAGGAACTCGTCGTCGCCGACGCCCCCGGGGTGGCGGAGCACGGCCTCGCCGGCGGTGCGGGCCATCGCGGCGGCCAGGCCGTCGACGGACTCCCCGGTGACCTTGCGGGACAGCTCCCAGTCGGCGATCGCGGAGATGTTGGAGATCGCGTCGCCGATCCCGGAGCGGACGAACCGCACCGGGGCCGCACGCACCACGTCGAGGTCGATCACCATGGCGATCGGCGCGGGGACGCCGTAGGAGCCGCGGCCGTTGTCGTTGTCCAGGATGGAGATCGGCGAGCACAGACCGTCGTGCGCCAGGTTGGTGGCGACGGCGACCATGGGCAGCCCGACCCTCGCGGCGGCGTACTTCGCCACGTCGATGATCTTGCCGCCGCCGAGGCCGACGACCGCGTCGTAGCGGCGCTTGCCCTTGATGTCGTCGGCCAGTTTGACCGCCGAGTCGATGGTGCCGTCCGCGACCTCGTACCAGTCGGCGCCGGGCAGCACCGGTGCCAGCCGCTCGCGCAGGGCCTGGCCCGAGCCGTTGCTGATCGCGAACGCCAGTTCGCCGGACGCGGAGATGCGCTGGTCGGCCAGCAGGCCGGCCAGGTCGTCCATCGCGCCGCGGCTGACGTCGACGACGACCGGCGACGGAATGAGCCGGGTCAGTACTGGCACGCGATCTCCCGGCCCTTCGCGAGGTCGTCGTGGTTGTCGATCTCGACCCAGCTGACGTCGCCGATGGGGGCGACGTCGATCCGGAGGCCGCGGTTCACCAGCTCCTGGTAGCCGTCCTCGTAGTAGAGGTCGGGGTCGCGCTCGAAGGTGGCCTTCAGCGCGTCGGCGAGCTCCTCTGCGGCCTCGGGCTCGATGAGGGTGACGCCGATGTACTCACCGGTGGCGCCGGATGGGTCCATCAGCTTGGTGATCTGCCGCACGCCCTGGCCGTCGGCGGTGATGACCTTCATCTCCTCGTCGGCGAGCTGCTTCACCGTGTCGAGGGCGAGGATGATCCGCCGGCCGTCGCCGCGGGCGGCGAGCAGGGTCTTCTCGACGGAGACCGGGTGCACGGTGTCGCCGTTGGCGAGGATCACGCCCCGCTTGAGCACGTCGCGGGCGCACCACAGGGAGTAGGCGTTGTTCCACTCCTCGGCCTTGTCGTTGTCGATCAGGGTGAGCTGCAGGCCGTACGTGGCCTCCAGCTCGTCCTTGCGCGCGTACACGGCCTCCTTGCGGTAGCCGACGACGACGGCGACCTCGGTGAGGCCGATCTCGCTGAAGTTCCTCAGCGTCAGGTCAAGGACCGAGAGGTCCCCGTTCACGGGCACGAGGGCCTTCGGAAGCGTGTCGGTGTAGGGGCGCAGACGCCGTCCGGCACCGGCAGCCAGAACAAGGCCGATCATGCGGGTTCTCCTTCGTCGTGTACGGCGGGTGCTCCGGAGGAGACCCAGAAGCGGACGGACTCCGCGACCACCACCAGTGCCACGGCGACCGCGAGGACCGTCAGCGCGATCGTGAACTGCGGGGCGCCGAGCAGGGTGGCCAGCAGCGCGACCGCCAGGGTCCGCCCCTCGTGCCCGCCTACCGCCCGGACCAGCCAGTGCGGGGGCGCGCCGGTGCCCCCGCGGATGCGGTACACCGTGTCGTAGTGATGGTAGGCGACCGCGGCCACCAGGCCGAATGCCGCAGGAAGGGCCCCGTTCACGTCCGCGCGGGCGGCGAGGATCAGGATCGTGCCGTACTCCGCGGCGCGGAAGACCGGGGGCACCAGCCAGTCGAGGGAGCCCTTGAGCGGGCGCGCGACGGCGAGGCCGGATGTGAGGGCGTAGGCCAGGGCGGCGACGGCCGTCCAGGGGCTGCCGTAGGGGGCGAGCCACGCGGTGAGGGTGACCGCCGCGGCGCCGGTCACGGCGATCGCCGGCGGAGCGAGCGCCGGCAGCCGGCGGGCCGCGCCCCGGAACGCGGCGGCGAAGCCCTCCGCCAGGGGACCGGAGTCCGCGAGGTCGGCGAGCGCCTGCGCGGCGCGGTCGGTCCTGCGGGCCTTGCGGGTGAGCGAGCGCAGCACGCGGCCGGCGGTGGTGTACGCGGCGGCGAAGGCACAGCCGATGAGCAGGGCGTAGAAGACGATCCGCGGGGTGGTGACGGCGGTCAGCACCGCGATCATGGCCCAGCGCTCGCCGATCGGCAGCACGATCATGCGCCGGACCCAGACCGTCCAGCCGACGTTGTCGAGCCGGTCGGAGAGGGCGGCGGTGGGGCTGGTGTTGCCGGTGGCGTCGTGGTTGGCCTCGTTGAAGGAGAAGTCGACCACGTGGCGGCAGGTCTGGAGCACCATCGCGCCGAGCGCCAGGGCCCAGACGTCGTCCCCGCCGCGTGCGGCGCCGAGGGCGAGACCCGCGTAGTAGGCGTACTCCTTGGCCCGGTCGAAGGTGGCGTCGAGCCAGGCGCCGAGCGTCGAGTACTGAAGGGAGTAGCGGGCGAGCTGCCCGTCGGTGCAGTCGAGGACGAAGGAGAGGATCAGCAGCACGCCGGCGGCGACGAAGCCGCCCCGGGTGCCGGTGGCCGCGGCGGCGGCCGCTATGAGCGCGGTGATCAGCGAGGCGGTGGTGACCTGGTTCGGGGTCAGTCCGCGCCGTGCGCACCAGCGGGCGAGGTAGCGCGAGTACGGGCTGATGCAGAAGGTCGTGAAGAATCCGTCACGCGCCTTCACCGCGGACCGCAGCCGGACGTCCTCGTCGTTGACGGCCGCCACGGCCTGCCGGGCGTCGTCGCGGGCCTGGGGGTCGCCGGGCACGGTCGCCACCAGGGTTCCCAGCTCAGGGCGGTGCGGAGCGGCGCCCTCGGATGCGAGAGCGTCGGCGACGAGGTCCGGGAGCACATCGCCGGGGGCGGGGTGGGTGTCCGTGGTGCCGGAGGGCGTGCTGTCCTGGGACGACTGCGCGGTGGGCCGCTCGGTCGCCGCCCGCGGGCCGGCGGCCGCCTCCCGCAGAGCCGCCAGCAGGGCGGCGCGTGCCTCGGGCCGGGCCGTGGCCGCGCCGGGGATCGCGGCGGCCGGGAAGCGGGGGTCCGTCAGGCCGAGGCGGAGTGCGTGGACGTGGCCGACGAAGCGCGGGTCGACGAGCGCGGCCCGCTCGGCGGCCGGGACCGCGGCGAGCAGCTCGGCCGTCTCGTCGGCTCCGGAGGCGACGCGTACGTCGAAGCCCAGCGACCGCAGATCGCCCTCGAGCGGCGAGCCGGGTACCGGCGGACCGGTGAGGATGGCGGTCGACAGACGGACTCACTCCTTGACGCTGATCAGATGGGTGGGCACGGCGGCTCGACCCGGGACCGGGCGGCGGCATGTCGGCTGAGGCTATCGGATGGACGGAAGCGCGAGTTCACTGAGGTTTCCCGGTGAGGACGCACCCGCTCGTCCCGCCGGCCACGTCCTCGGTCCGGGCGTTCCTTGCCCTGAACGGGGACCGGCCGCCGGTGCCGCGACCGAGATCATCATCGTCGATCAGTGGCCGACCCCACAAACCGCCCCGGCGGCACCGGTGCCCCCGGCACCGCGTGGTTAGGGTGGCCTGCATGACTTGGCTGATCACAGGCGGGGCGGGGTACATCGGAGCGCACGTGGCACACGCCATGACCGGCGCCGGCGAGCGGGTCGTCGTGCTCGACGACGTCTCGACGGGCAACGCGGCCCGGCTGCCCGAGGGGGTACCTCTGGTCAGGGGCACCCTGCTGGACAGGGAGCTGCTGGACCGCGTCCTCTCCGAGCACGCGGTCACCGGGGTGGTGCACCTGGCGGCGCGCAAGCAGGTCGGGGAATCGGTGGGGCAGCCGCTGCGCTACTACCGGGAGAACGTGCACGGGCTGACGGTGCTGCTGGAGGCCGTCGTCGACGCGGGAGTGAAGCGGTTCCTCTTCTCCTCGTCGGCGGCGGTGTACGGGACGGCCGACGTGGACCCGATCACGGAGGACACCCCCACCGTGCCGATCAGCCCGTACGGAGAGACCAAGCTCGCCGGCGAGTGGCTGGTGCGGGCGGCGGGCCGGGCCCATGGCATCGCCACCGGCTGTCTGCGCTACTTCAACGTCGCCGGCGCGGCCCGGCCGGAGCTCGCGGACACCGGGGTGTTCAACGTGATCCCGATGTTCTTCGACCGGATCACCCGGGGTGACGCCCCGAGGATCTTCGGCGACGACTACCCGACGCCCGACGGCACCTGCGTCCGCGACTACATCCACGTCGCCGATCTCGCCGACGCCCATCTGACGGTGGCCCGCCGACTGGCGGGCCAGGACGGGGCCGGCGACCTGACGGTGAACGTCGGCCGCGGGGAGGGCGTCTCCGTGCTCGCACTGGCCCGTGTCGTCGCCGAGGTGACCGGCCACGGCACGCCGGCGGTCGTCGAGCCGCGCCGTCCCGGTGACGCGGCCCGGGCCGTCGCTTCGGTCGAACGCATCGGCAAGGAGCTCGGCTGGACGGCCTCGCGCGGGGTACGCGAGATGGTCGAGTCCGCGTGGGCCGGCTGGCTGCTGCACCACCCCGAGGCAGCCCCGCGGCGAGCTGACCCGGTGGCTGCCCGACGCCCTGACCAGCGGGCGTAACCGCAGGTCAGGGTATATGACAACGGTGTTCAGCGTCGTGTTGCCCGATGTCCCCGGCCCGTAGTTCACTGGCCACTCGGACAGATCGTTCACCGTGATCGGGAGGCTTCTCGCATGGGGGCAGGGCACGACCACGGACACGCGCACGGCGGCGGTCGCCCGCCGACGGGGACCGCGGCCGCCGCCTACCGGGGGCGGCTGCGGGTCGCGCTGGCGATCACGCTGAGTGTGATGCTCCTGGAGATCGCCGGCGGTGTGCTGGCGGACTCGCTCGCCCTGATCGCCGACGCCGCCCACATGGCCACCGACGGCCTGGGCCTCGCCATGGCGCTGCTCGCGATCCATTTCGCCGGCCGCCCGCCCGACGCGAAGCGCACCTTCGGCCTGGCCAGGGCCGAGATCCTGGCCGCGCTCGCGAACTGCGTGCTGCTGCTCGGCGTCGGCGGTTTCCTGCTGTACGAGGCGGTCCAGCGCTTCATCACCCCGGCCGAGACCAAGGGCGGTGTCGCCATCGTCTTCGCCCTCGTCGGTCTGGCCGCGAACGCGGTGTCCCTGTTCCTGCTGATGCGGGGGCAGAAGGAGAGCCTCAACGTGCGCGGCGCGTATCTGGAGGTCCTCGCGGACGCGCTCGGCTCGGTGGCGGTGCTGATCTCCTCGGCCGTCATCCTGGCGACGGGCTGGCAGGCGGCCGACCCGATCGCCTCACTGCTCATCGGCCTGATGATCGTGCCGCGGACGCTGAAGCTGCTGAGGGAGACGCTGAACGTGCTGCTGGAGGCGGCGCCGAAGGACGTCGACATGGCCGAGGTGCGCGAGCACATCCAGGCCCTCCCCGGCGTCGTGGACGTGCACGACCTGCATGCCTGGACCATCACCTCCGGGATGCCGGTCCTCTCCGCCCACGTGGTGGTGGCGCCGGGCTTCCTGGACGCGGTGGGCCACGAGAGGATGCTGCACGAGCTGCAGAGCTGCCTCGGCTCTCACTTCGACGTGGAGCACTGCACGTTCCAGCTGGAGCCCGGCGGTCATGCCGAACACGAGGCGGGCTACTGCCACTGAGGGCTGCT
The genomic region above belongs to Streptomyces marianii and contains:
- the hpnE gene encoding hydroxysqualene dehydroxylase HpnE, with amino-acid sequence MTYRDSTSERHAVVVGGGLAGVTAALRLADAGLRVTLLENRPRLGGLAFSFRRGELTVDNGQHVYLRCCTAYRWFLDRVDGARLAPLQPRLDVPVLDAAHPRGPRLGRLRRTALPVPLHLAASLAGYPHLSLAERAAVGRAAFALKGLDPADPALDGIDFATWLRRHGQSPRAVEALWDLVGVATLNATAPNASMALAAMVFRTGLLSDPGAADIGWARVPLGELHDTLARKALDTAGVRTELRTRVSEVTRADDGRWNVTAGTGRLAADAVVLAVPQREAHALLPEGALDDPDRLLGIGTAPILNLHVVYDRRVLRRPFFAALGSPVQWVFDRTDASGLSAGGPGGDGGARSTGQYLALSQSAAEDEIDTPVSALRERYLPELERLLPATRGAQVRDFFVTRERTATFAPAPGVGRLRPAARTNAPGLCLAGSWTATGWPATMEGAVRSGLSAAGAALAALGRRHEHPLEEAA
- the hpnD gene encoding presqualene diphosphate synthase HpnD, coding for MEEFTHTSAPVRAAYSYCEAVTGTQARNFAYGIRLLPADKRQAMSALYAFSRRVDDIGDGLLGEAVKRDRLEGTRELLGRIRDGAVDEDDTDPVAVALADAAHRFPIPLDALDELIDGVLMDVRGETYETWDDLKVYCRCVAGAIGRLSLGVFGTLPGARGGERASEYADTLGLALQLTNILRDVREDASSGRTYLPTDDLAKFGCTDGFQRAIPPSGADFTGLVHFEVRRARGLFAEGYRLLPMLDRRSGACVAAMAGIYRRLLDRIERDPMAVLRGRVSLPGREKAYVAVRGLSGLDARHISRKAVRRRVR
- the hpnC gene encoding squalene synthase HpnC, with the protein product MTGTRQVRPDASTRTTLAKAADENFPVAPFFLPRAWRGDLMAVYGYARLVDDIGDGDLAPGGADARRLGLDPSRSDDRLAMLDAFEADLRRVFPGGDGGGPRHPLLRALVPAVRRRALTPEPFLGLIEANRQDQLVRRYQTWGDLTRYCELSANPVGRLVLAITGTAGPERIRRSDAVCTALQIVEHLQDVAEDLAADRVYLPADDMKRFRVTEDDLAAPTASAPVRALIAHEAARAALLLEEGIPLVGSVHGRLRLLLAGFVAGGRAALAAIEAAGHDVLPGPPGPTKPRLMREVAAVLHRARREG
- a CDS encoding ABC transporter ATP-binding protein; translated protein: MAVADHLEDPRDARVPTVVADDVHIVYRVNGGSGGKGSATAALSRILRRDRGESRGVRKVHAVRGVSFTAYRGEAIGLIGTNGSGKSTLLRAIAGLLPTESGKVYTDGQPSLLGVNAALMGDLTGERNVILGGLAMGMSREEIRGRYQDIVDFSGINEKGDFITLPMRTYSSGMGARLRFAIAAAKNHDVLMIDEALATGDRKFQIRSEERIRELRKEAGTVFLVSHSNKSIRDTCDRVLWLEKGELLMDGPTDEVIKAYEKETGK
- a CDS encoding ABC transporter permease codes for the protein MSDTTHDGAIATSARPSPDDGLAPAELAAKYGLSVSGARPGLVEYVRQLWGRRHFILAFSQAKLTAQYSQAKLGQLWQVATPLLNALVYYLIFGLILGAGRGMEKEVYIPFLVTGVFVFTFTQTSVMAGVRAISGNLGLVRALHFPRASLPISFALQQLQQLLFSMVVLVLIVVAFGSYPSLSWLLVLPALALQFVFNVGMALIMARMGSKTPDLAQLMPFIMRTWMYGSGVMFSIKVMLADKPAWIAEVLMYNPAAIYMDLIRFALIDGYDSSNLPTHVWLAGGLWALLLGVAGFVYFWKAEERYGRG
- a CDS encoding glycosyltransferase family 2 protein, encoding MKLGAVIITMGDRPDDLRALIDSVAKQDGDPVEVVVVGNGAPVTGVPDGVRTVDLPENLGIPGGRNVGIEAFGPGGGDVDALLFLDDDGLLPNSDTAELVRRAFEEDPALGIVSFRIADPDTGLTQRRHVPRLRASDPMRSSRVTTFLGGANAVRTKVLEQVGGLPDEFFYAHEETDLAWRALDAGWMIDYRSDMVLYHPTTPPSRHAVYHRMVARNRVWLARRNLPVPLVPVYLGVWILLTLLRRPSAAALKAWLGGFKEGWTTPCGPRRPMRWRTVWRLTRLGRPPVV
- a CDS encoding CDP-alcohol phosphatidyltransferase family protein translates to MPRPSVAELRPVVHPAGVKDRRSGEHWGGRLYMREISLRITRVLVGTKVTPNQLTYLMTLAGVLALPALLVPGVWGAVLGVVMVQLYLLLDCVDGEVARWKKQYSLSGVYLDRVGAYLCDAAVLVGFGLRAADLWGGGRIDWLWAFLGTLAALGAILIKAETDLVGVARHQAGMEPVKDAAAEPRSSGMALARRAAAALKFHRLVLGIEASLLILVLAVADQMRGDLFFSRLGVAVLAGVALLQTVLHLVSILVSSRLR